The Bos indicus isolate NIAB-ARS_2022 breed Sahiwal x Tharparkar chromosome 28, NIAB-ARS_B.indTharparkar_mat_pri_1.0, whole genome shotgun sequence genome has a window encoding:
- the TSPAN14 gene encoding tetraspanin-14 translates to MHYYRYSNAEVSCWYKYLLFSYNIVFWLAGVVFLGVGLWAWSEKGVLSDLTKVTRMHGIDPVVLVLMVGVVMFTLGFAGCVGALRENICLLNFFCSTIVLIFFLELAVAVLAFLFQDWVRDRFREFFESNIRSYRDDIDLQNLIDSLQKANQCCGAYGPEDWDLNVYFNCSGASYSREKCGVPFSCCVPDPAQKVVNTQCGYDVRTQLKSKWDESIFTKGCIQALESWLPRNIYIVAGVFIAISLLQIFGIFLARTLISDIEAVKAGHHF, encoded by the exons CTGGCTGGAGTTGTCTTCCTCGGAGTTGGATTATGGGCGTGGAGCGAGAAG GGGGTGCTATCCGACCTCACCAAAGTGACCCGGATGCATGGAATTGACCCGGTGGTGCTGGTGCTGATGGTGGGCGTGGTGATGTTCACCCTGGGCTTTGCTGGCTGCGTGGGGGCCCTGCGGGAGAACATCTGTCTGCTCAACTTT TTCTGCAGCACCATCGTGCTCATCTTTTTCCTGGAGTTGGCCGTGGCCGTGCTGGCCTTCCTGTTCCAGGACTGGGTGAGGGACCGGTTCCGGGAGTTCTTTGAGAGCAACATCAGATCCTACCGGGATGACATTGACCTGCAGAACCTCATTGACTCCCTTCAGAAAGCC AACCAGTGCTGTGGGGCGTATGGCCCTGAAGACTGGGACCTCAATGTCTACTTCAACTGCAGTGGCGCCAGCTACAGCCGTGAGAAATGTGGGGTGCCCTTCTCCTGCTGCGTGCCTGACCCCGCG CAAAAAGTTGTGAACACACAGTGTGGCTACGACGTCAGGACTCAG CTGAAGAGCAAATGGGACGAGTCCATCTTCACGAAAGGCTGCATCCAGGCGCTGGAGAGCTGGCTCCCGCGGAACATCTACATCGTGGCTGGCGTCTTCATCGCCATCTCCCTGCTGCAG ATATTTGGCATCTTCCTGGCGAGGACCCTGATCTCAGACATTGAGGCGGTGAAGGCAGGCCACCACTTCTGA